One window from the genome of Streptococcus parasanguinis encodes:
- the leuB gene encoding 3-isopropylmalate dehydrogenase, whose translation MTKKIVTLAGDGIGPEIMAAGLEVLAAVAPKIGFDYSLEDKPFGGAGIDAAGHPLPQDTLKAAKGADAILLAAIGSPEYDNAPVRPEQGLLAIRKELNLFANIRPVRIFDALKHLSPLKPERIEGVDFVVVRELTGGIYFGEHILKEDTARDINDYSAEEIRRIMRQAFKIAQGRSKKVTSIDKQNVLATSKLWRQVAEEVAKEFPDVTLEHQLVDSAAMIMITNPARFDVVVTENLFGDILSDESSVLPGTLGVMPSASHSDQGPSMYEPIHGSAPDIAGQGIANPISMILSVAMMLRDSFGETAGAEMIEEAVNQTLNQGILTRDLGGQASTAEMTAAIIGNL comes from the coding sequence ATGACAAAGAAAATTGTAACACTTGCAGGAGATGGGATTGGCCCTGAGATCATGGCAGCTGGACTAGAGGTCCTCGCAGCCGTCGCTCCCAAAATCGGCTTTGATTATAGTCTTGAAGACAAACCTTTTGGGGGTGCTGGGATTGATGCCGCTGGCCACCCACTTCCCCAAGATACTCTAAAAGCAGCTAAAGGAGCGGATGCTATTCTTCTCGCAGCCATCGGGAGTCCTGAGTATGACAATGCTCCTGTTCGTCCAGAACAAGGCCTGCTCGCTATTCGTAAGGAGTTAAATCTATTTGCCAATATTCGTCCTGTACGGATTTTTGATGCCTTGAAACACTTGTCTCCTTTGAAACCAGAGCGTATCGAGGGGGTCGATTTCGTGGTCGTGCGAGAATTGACAGGTGGGATTTACTTTGGAGAGCATATCTTGAAAGAAGATACAGCACGCGATATCAATGATTACAGTGCAGAAGAAATCCGTCGGATTATGCGCCAAGCCTTCAAGATCGCCCAAGGACGTAGCAAGAAAGTGACCAGTATCGATAAGCAAAATGTCCTGGCAACGTCTAAATTGTGGCGCCAAGTGGCAGAAGAAGTTGCCAAAGAATTTCCAGATGTGACCTTAGAGCACCAGCTTGTCGATAGTGCGGCCATGATCATGATTACCAATCCAGCCCGCTTTGATGTTGTAGTGACAGAGAATCTATTCGGAGATATCTTATCTGACGAATCCAGCGTCCTTCCTGGAACACTAGGCGTGATGCCATCTGCTAGTCATTCTGACCAAGGACCAAGTATGTACGAACCGATTCATGGTTCAGCACCTGATATTGCTGGTCAAGGCATTGCCAATCCGATTTCCATGATCCTGTCCGTTGCCATGATGCTCCGAGACAGTTTTGGAGAAACAGCAGGTGCAGAAATGATCGAAGAAGCCGTCAATCAAACCTTGAATCAAGGAATCTTGACACGGGATCTAGGTGGTCAGGCTTCTACTGCTGAGATGACTGCAGCCATTATTGGGAATCTCTAA
- a CDS encoding 2-isopropylmalate synthase: protein MRKVEFLDTSLRDGEQTPGVNFSIKEKIAIAKQLEKWGISAIEAGFPAASPDSFTAVQEIAKVLTKTAVTGLARSVKSDIDACYEALKDAKYPQIHVFIATSPIHREFKLNKTKEEILETIKEHVSYARSKFEIVEFSPEDATRTELDFLLQVVQTAVDAGASYINIPDTVGFTTPAEYGAIFKYLIDHVKTDREIIYSPHCHDDLGMAVANSLAAVKNGARRVEGTINGIGERAGNAALEEVAVALNIREDYFQVESPIVLNETINTSELVSRYSGIPIPKNKAVVGGNAFSHESGIHQDGVLKNPLTYEIITPELVGVKSNSLPLGKLSGRHAFVEKLHELGLEFTEEDIKPLFAKFKSLADKKHEITDADIRALVAGTAVENPEGFQFNDLRLTTNADETITAAVSLRNEEGEVLEFLANGQGSVEAIFNAIDKFFNQTVRLTSYNIDAVTDGIDAQARVLVSVENVDTDTIFNASGLDFDVLKASAIAYINANTLVQKENAGEMGRAVSYRDLPQD, encoded by the coding sequence ATGCGTAAAGTTGAATTTTTAGATACCAGCCTTCGGGATGGCGAACAGACTCCAGGAGTTAATTTCTCTATCAAAGAAAAGATTGCCATTGCTAAACAATTGGAAAAGTGGGGCATTTCTGCTATTGAAGCAGGTTTTCCTGCAGCTAGTCCTGATTCCTTCACAGCTGTTCAAGAGATTGCCAAGGTCTTGACCAAGACAGCCGTGACAGGTTTGGCCCGTTCTGTCAAATCAGATATTGATGCCTGCTATGAAGCTTTGAAGGATGCTAAGTATCCACAAATTCACGTCTTTATCGCAACCAGTCCGATTCACCGGGAGTTTAAACTCAACAAGACAAAGGAAGAAATCCTTGAAACGATCAAAGAGCACGTTTCTTACGCTCGCTCAAAATTTGAAATTGTTGAATTCTCGCCAGAAGATGCGACCCGGACGGAATTGGATTTCCTCTTGCAAGTTGTCCAGACTGCAGTCGATGCAGGGGCCAGCTATATCAACATTCCTGATACAGTCGGTTTCACGACACCAGCGGAGTACGGTGCCATTTTCAAATACTTGATTGACCATGTCAAGACAGATCGCGAGATTATCTATTCTCCTCATTGCCATGATGACCTAGGTATGGCGGTGGCCAATAGCCTCGCTGCTGTTAAAAATGGTGCCCGTCGTGTTGAAGGAACCATCAATGGCATCGGGGAGCGGGCCGGCAATGCGGCGCTTGAAGAAGTAGCAGTTGCTCTCAATATTCGTGAAGACTATTTCCAAGTGGAGAGTCCGATTGTCCTTAATGAAACCATCAACACCTCTGAGTTGGTCTCTCGTTACTCTGGTATTCCAATTCCTAAAAACAAGGCGGTTGTTGGTGGCAATGCCTTCTCACACGAGTCTGGGATCCACCAAGACGGAGTTCTTAAAAATCCTCTTACCTACGAAATCATTACCCCTGAGTTGGTGGGTGTTAAGAGCAATAGTCTCCCTCTTGGAAAATTGTCTGGTCGCCATGCCTTTGTCGAAAAACTGCATGAGCTGGGACTGGAATTTACAGAAGAAGACATCAAGCCATTGTTTGCTAAGTTCAAATCTCTGGCAGACAAGAAACACGAGATCACAGATGCCGATATCCGCGCCCTTGTTGCCGGTACAGCAGTGGAAAATCCAGAAGGATTCCAATTTAACGATCTTCGCTTGACAACCAATGCAGACGAAACGATTACAGCAGCGGTTAGCCTCCGCAATGAAGAAGGGGAAGTGCTTGAGTTCCTTGCCAATGGTCAAGGGTCGGTTGAAGCGATCTTTAATGCGATTGATAAATTCTTCAACCAAACTGTTCGCTTGACCTCATACAATATCGATGCAGTGACAGATGGGATTGATGCCCAAGCCCGTGTCTTGGTATCCGTGGAAAATGTCGATACAGATACGATTTTCAATGCCTCTGGTTTGGACTTCGACGTATTGAAAGCCTCTGCCATTGCTTATATCAATGCCAACACGCTGGTTCAAAAAGAGAATGCGGGTGAGATGGGACGAGCTGTCTCCTACCGTGACCTTCCACAAGACTAA
- a CDS encoding YpmS family protein: MPRRKLGVKNNPIKEKVPFLQKINIWKWLFLGLVSLLLAFAIVVQGRLATPREDVSQLHQTVGTKDVKVGTMTTTRDQLNDTIKSLLKKYKLSDYKVYADNQQILLEGQLSFLGKDYPLYIYFQPSKLENGNILLTVKDFSVGTFQIPQRMVLQLLSKNKTIPEFIQISPKQSTITIVLPEIDNDFGIYVKANTIDLYNDKIVFDLYQKK, translated from the coding sequence ATGCCACGAAGAAAACTTGGAGTCAAAAATAATCCCATCAAAGAGAAGGTCCCCTTCCTTCAAAAAATCAATATTTGGAAATGGTTGTTTTTAGGCTTGGTCAGCCTTCTCTTAGCCTTTGCTATAGTCGTGCAAGGACGCTTAGCGACGCCAAGAGAAGATGTTAGTCAGCTTCATCAAACAGTTGGCACCAAAGATGTCAAAGTTGGAACCATGACGACAACTCGTGATCAACTCAATGACACCATCAAATCGCTTCTGAAAAAATATAAGCTGTCCGACTACAAGGTCTATGCGGACAATCAGCAAATCCTATTAGAAGGGCAGTTGAGTTTCTTAGGGAAGGATTATCCCTTATACATTTACTTTCAACCATCCAAATTGGAAAACGGGAACATCCTCTTGACGGTGAAGGATTTTTCAGTTGGAACCTTTCAAATTCCACAAAGGATGGTTTTGCAGCTTTTGAGCAAGAATAAAACTATTCCAGAATTTATCCAAATTTCTCCAAAACAGTCTACCATCACCATTGTATTACCAGAAATTGACAATGACTTTGGAATCTATGTCAAGGCCAATACCATTGATCTCTATAATGACAAGATCGTTTTTGATTTGTATCAGAAGAAGTAG
- a CDS encoding SGNH/GDSL hydrolase family protein, giving the protein MNLKKMMQGLVFFLTSLLVFVFLFRALLPTASPRMTKPKTATKEITYTYVALGDSLTEGVGDSTKQGGFVPILAQSLSNENDGQYQPVNYGVAGNTSAQILDRLKKQTDLQKDLKKARVMTLTVGGNDMRKVVVDHLSDFSLSDIQKPLKNYTANLKEIITKARKDNPHLPIYVVGIYNPLYLNFPELTSIQTAVDRWNETTEETIAQFDQVYFVPINDLLYKGIDGEMGVSEISDGKTTVINDALYEEDSFHPNNTGYEKMKQAILEKINATKKTWSQK; this is encoded by the coding sequence ATGAATCTCAAAAAAATGATGCAAGGCTTGGTATTCTTTTTAACCAGCCTTCTTGTCTTTGTCTTTCTATTTCGTGCTCTGCTACCAACTGCGTCCCCTCGCATGACCAAGCCCAAAACGGCTACGAAAGAAATCACCTATACTTATGTAGCTCTAGGGGATTCACTGACCGAAGGAGTAGGGGATAGCACCAAGCAAGGGGGATTTGTCCCCATCCTTGCCCAAAGTCTGTCCAATGAAAATGACGGCCAGTATCAGCCTGTCAACTATGGAGTAGCTGGAAATACAAGTGCTCAGATCTTAGATCGACTCAAGAAGCAAACTGATCTTCAGAAGGATCTCAAAAAGGCGCGTGTCATGACCTTAACGGTTGGGGGAAATGATATGCGCAAAGTCGTTGTCGATCATCTGAGTGACTTTTCCCTATCGGATATCCAAAAGCCGCTCAAGAATTATACAGCGAACCTCAAAGAAATTATTACAAAGGCCAGAAAGGACAATCCCCATCTTCCTATTTATGTAGTGGGGATCTACAATCCTCTTTACCTGAATTTTCCTGAATTAACCAGTATCCAGACGGCTGTCGATCGTTGGAATGAGACGACGGAAGAAACCATTGCGCAATTTGATCAGGTCTATTTCGTTCCGATCAATGATCTGCTTTATAAAGGAATTGACGGGGAAATGGGTGTATCAGAAATCAGTGACGGGAAGACAACCGTTATCAATGATGCCCTGTATGAAGAGGATAGTTTCCACCCCAACAATACGGGCTATGAAAAGATGAAACAAGCAATATTGGAGAAAATCAATGCCACGAAGAAAACTTGGAGTCAAAAATAA